From a region of the Glycine max cultivar Williams 82 chromosome 14 unlocalized genomic scaffold, Glycine_max_v4.0 Gm14_scaffold_84, whole genome shotgun sequence genome:
- the LOC100786180 gene encoding G-type lectin S-receptor-like serine/threonine-protein kinase At4g27290 isoform X1 yields MAFLVIVILVSKLIFFSSNFLAATDMINQFQSLEDNTTLVSNDGTFELGFFTPGSTSPNRYLGIWYKNIPIRTVVWVANRDNPIKDNSSKLSINTAGNFILLNQNNNTVIWSTNTTTKASLVVAQLLDSGNLVLRDEKDNNPENYSWQSFDYPSDTFLPGMKAGWDLKKGLNRVLTAWKNWDDPSSGDFTANSSRTNFPEEVMWKGTSEYYRSGPWDGRKFSGSPSVPTNSIVNYSVVSNKDEFYATYSMIDKSLISRVVVNQTLYVRQRLTWNEDSQTWRVSSELPGDLCDNYSTCGAFGICVAGQAPVCNCLDGFKPKSTRNWTQMNWNQGCVHNQTWSCMEKNKDGFKKFSNLKAPDTERSWVNASMTLDECKNKCRENCSCTAYANFDMRGEGSGCAIWFGDLLDIRLIPNAGQDLYIRLAVSETDEKDDSKKKVVVIASIVSSVVATLLIFIFIYWSNAKNIKEIILGIEVKNNESQQEDFELPLFDLVSIAQATDHFSDHNKLGEGGFGPVYKGTLPDGLEVAVKRLSQTSGQGLKEFKNEVMLCAKLQHRNLVKVLGCCIQENEKLLIYEYMANKSLDVFLFDSDRSKLLDWPKRFYIINRIARGLLYLHQDSRLRIIHRDLKASNVLLDNEMNPKISDFGLARMCGGDQIEGKTRRVVGTYGYMAPEYAFDGLFSIKSDVFSFGVLLLEIVSGKKNNRLFYPNDYNNNLIGHAWSLWNEGNPMEFIATSLEDSCILYEALRCIHIGLLCVQHHPNDRPNMASVVVLLSNENALPLPKYPRYLITDISTERESSSEKFTSYSINDVTISMLSDR; encoded by the exons AGCTGCAACAGATATGATTAACCAGTTCCAGTCACTTGAAGATAACACAACCTTGGTTTCAAACGATGGAACCTTTGAGTTGGGTTTCTTCACCCCAGGTAGTACTTCCCCAAACCGCTATCTCGGAATCTGGTACAAAAACATACCAATCAGAACCGTTGTTTGGGTTGCCAACCGCGACAATCCAATCAAAGACAACTCCAGCAAGTTGAGCATAAACACAGCAGGCAATTTCATACTTCTCAACCAGAACAACAACACCGTGATTTGGTCAACAAACACGACAACAAAAGCATCCCTTGTCGTAGCACAGTTGTTAGACTCAGGCAACTTGGTCCTAAGAGACGAGAAAGACAACAATCCTGAAAACTACTCTTGGCAGAGCTTTGACTATCCTTCAGACACGTTTCTACCTGGAATGAAAGCAGGGTGGGACTTGAAGAAAGGCCTCAATAGGGTCCTAACCGCTTGGAAAAACTGGGATGACCCTTCTTCAGGGGACTTCACAGCGAATTCTTCACGTACCAATTTTCCTGAAGAGGTTATGTGGAAGGGCACATCAGAGTACTACAGAAGTGGACCATGGGATGGCAGAAAATTCAGTGGTAGCCCCTCTGTGCCAACCAATTCAATCGTAAACTACTCGGTTGTGTCAAACAAGGACGAATTTTACGCTACCTATAGCATGATCGATAAGTCGTTGATTTCAAGAGTTGTGGTGAATCAAACTCTTTATGTTCGTCAGCGCTTGACATGGAATGAAGATAGTCAAACGTGGAGGGTGTCGTCGGAGTTGCCCGGTGATTTATGCGACAACTATAGTACTTGTGGTGCATTTGGGATTTGTGTCGCTGGTCAGGCACCAGTGTGCAACTGTTTAGATGGATTCAAGCCAAAATCAACCCGGAATTGGACACAAATGAACTGGAATCAGGGGTGCGTGCACAACCAAACTTGGAGCTGCATGGAAAAGAACAAGGATGGTTTTAAGAAATTCAGTAACTTGAAGGCGCCAGACACTGAAAGATCTTGGGTTAATGCAAGTATGACACTTGATGAGTGCAAAAACAAATGTAGGGAAAATTGTTCATGTACAGCCTATGCAAATTTTGACATGAGGGGAGAAGGAAGTGGCTGTGCCATTTGGTTCGGTGATCTGTTAGATATAAGACTGATTCCCAATGCTGGACAGGATCTGTATATTAGATTGGCAGTGTCTGAAACAG ATGAAAAAGATGATTCAAAGAAAAAGGTGGTTGTGATTGCAAGCATCGTTTCCTCTGTAGTTGCTAcgctattaatttttatattcatttactGGAGCAACGCAAAAAATATCAAAG AGATCATACTTGGCATTGAAGTAAAGAACAATGAAAGCCAACAAGAAGACTTCGAGCTACCTTTGTTTGACCTTGTCTCAATAGCACAAGCCACAGATCATTTCTCAGATCACAATAAGCTTGGTGAAGGTGGTTTTGGGCCTGTATACAAG GGGACACTTCCAGATGGACTAGAGGTCGCTGTTAAGAGGCTTTCGCAAACATCTGGACAAggattaaaagaatttaagaatGAGGTTATGTTATGTGCAAAACTCCAACACCGAAATCTTGTTAAAGTTCTAGGATGTTGCATtcaagaaaatgagaaattgcTCATATACGAGTATATGGCCAACAAAAGTTTAGACGTCTTTCTTTTCG ATTCTGATCGAAGTAAACTTCTTGACTGGCCAAAGCGATTCTACATTATAAATAGAATTGCTCGGGGACTACTTTATCTTCATCAAGACTCAAGACTAAGGATCATACACAGAGATCTTAAGGCAAGCAATGTATTATTAGATAATGAAATGAATCCAAAAATTTCAGATTTTGGTTTGGCTCGAATGTGTGGAGGTGATCAAATTGAAGGGAAAACAAGAAGAGTAGTCGGTACATA TGGTTATATGGCACCTGAATATGCATTTGATGGACTATTTTCCATTAAATCAGATGTATTTAGCTTCGGAGTATTATTGTTAGAGATAGTAAGTGGCAAGAAAAATAACCGACTCTTCTATCCAAATGACTACAATAATAATCTCATTGGACAT GCATGGAGTTTGTGGAATGAAGGAAATCCAATGGAATTCATTGCCACTAGTTTGGAAGACTCATGCATTCTATATGAGGCCCTGCGTTGCATTCATATTGGTCTACTATGCGTACAACATCATCCTAATGATAGGCCAAACATGGCATCTGTGGTCGTATTATTGAGCAACGAGAACGCATTACCTTTACCAAAGTATCCTAGGTACTTAATCACAGACATCTCAACGGAAAGAGAATCTTCTTCTGAGAAGTTTACATCCTATTCTATTAATGATGTAACTATCTCAATGTTGAGTGATAGGTAG
- the LOC100786180 gene encoding G-type lectin S-receptor-like serine/threonine-protein kinase At4g27290 isoform X2, with amino-acid sequence MTSDLPYSAATDMINQFQSLEDNTTLVSNDGTFELGFFTPGSTSPNRYLGIWYKNIPIRTVVWVANRDNPIKDNSSKLSINTAGNFILLNQNNNTVIWSTNTTTKASLVVAQLLDSGNLVLRDEKDNNPENYSWQSFDYPSDTFLPGMKAGWDLKKGLNRVLTAWKNWDDPSSGDFTANSSRTNFPEEVMWKGTSEYYRSGPWDGRKFSGSPSVPTNSIVNYSVVSNKDEFYATYSMIDKSLISRVVVNQTLYVRQRLTWNEDSQTWRVSSELPGDLCDNYSTCGAFGICVAGQAPVCNCLDGFKPKSTRNWTQMNWNQGCVHNQTWSCMEKNKDGFKKFSNLKAPDTERSWVNASMTLDECKNKCRENCSCTAYANFDMRGEGSGCAIWFGDLLDIRLIPNAGQDLYIRLAVSETDEKDDSKKKVVVIASIVSSVVATLLIFIFIYWSNAKNIKEIILGIEVKNNESQQEDFELPLFDLVSIAQATDHFSDHNKLGEGGFGPVYKGTLPDGLEVAVKRLSQTSGQGLKEFKNEVMLCAKLQHRNLVKVLGCCIQENEKLLIYEYMANKSLDVFLFDSDRSKLLDWPKRFYIINRIARGLLYLHQDSRLRIIHRDLKASNVLLDNEMNPKISDFGLARMCGGDQIEGKTRRVVGTYGYMAPEYAFDGLFSIKSDVFSFGVLLLEIVSGKKNNRLFYPNDYNNNLIGHAWSLWNEGNPMEFIATSLEDSCILYEALRCIHIGLLCVQHHPNDRPNMASVVVLLSNENALPLPKYPRYLITDISTERESSSEKFTSYSINDVTISMLSDR; translated from the exons CTGCAACAGATATGATTAACCAGTTCCAGTCACTTGAAGATAACACAACCTTGGTTTCAAACGATGGAACCTTTGAGTTGGGTTTCTTCACCCCAGGTAGTACTTCCCCAAACCGCTATCTCGGAATCTGGTACAAAAACATACCAATCAGAACCGTTGTTTGGGTTGCCAACCGCGACAATCCAATCAAAGACAACTCCAGCAAGTTGAGCATAAACACAGCAGGCAATTTCATACTTCTCAACCAGAACAACAACACCGTGATTTGGTCAACAAACACGACAACAAAAGCATCCCTTGTCGTAGCACAGTTGTTAGACTCAGGCAACTTGGTCCTAAGAGACGAGAAAGACAACAATCCTGAAAACTACTCTTGGCAGAGCTTTGACTATCCTTCAGACACGTTTCTACCTGGAATGAAAGCAGGGTGGGACTTGAAGAAAGGCCTCAATAGGGTCCTAACCGCTTGGAAAAACTGGGATGACCCTTCTTCAGGGGACTTCACAGCGAATTCTTCACGTACCAATTTTCCTGAAGAGGTTATGTGGAAGGGCACATCAGAGTACTACAGAAGTGGACCATGGGATGGCAGAAAATTCAGTGGTAGCCCCTCTGTGCCAACCAATTCAATCGTAAACTACTCGGTTGTGTCAAACAAGGACGAATTTTACGCTACCTATAGCATGATCGATAAGTCGTTGATTTCAAGAGTTGTGGTGAATCAAACTCTTTATGTTCGTCAGCGCTTGACATGGAATGAAGATAGTCAAACGTGGAGGGTGTCGTCGGAGTTGCCCGGTGATTTATGCGACAACTATAGTACTTGTGGTGCATTTGGGATTTGTGTCGCTGGTCAGGCACCAGTGTGCAACTGTTTAGATGGATTCAAGCCAAAATCAACCCGGAATTGGACACAAATGAACTGGAATCAGGGGTGCGTGCACAACCAAACTTGGAGCTGCATGGAAAAGAACAAGGATGGTTTTAAGAAATTCAGTAACTTGAAGGCGCCAGACACTGAAAGATCTTGGGTTAATGCAAGTATGACACTTGATGAGTGCAAAAACAAATGTAGGGAAAATTGTTCATGTACAGCCTATGCAAATTTTGACATGAGGGGAGAAGGAAGTGGCTGTGCCATTTGGTTCGGTGATCTGTTAGATATAAGACTGATTCCCAATGCTGGACAGGATCTGTATATTAGATTGGCAGTGTCTGAAACAG ATGAAAAAGATGATTCAAAGAAAAAGGTGGTTGTGATTGCAAGCATCGTTTCCTCTGTAGTTGCTAcgctattaatttttatattcatttactGGAGCAACGCAAAAAATATCAAAG AGATCATACTTGGCATTGAAGTAAAGAACAATGAAAGCCAACAAGAAGACTTCGAGCTACCTTTGTTTGACCTTGTCTCAATAGCACAAGCCACAGATCATTTCTCAGATCACAATAAGCTTGGTGAAGGTGGTTTTGGGCCTGTATACAAG GGGACACTTCCAGATGGACTAGAGGTCGCTGTTAAGAGGCTTTCGCAAACATCTGGACAAggattaaaagaatttaagaatGAGGTTATGTTATGTGCAAAACTCCAACACCGAAATCTTGTTAAAGTTCTAGGATGTTGCATtcaagaaaatgagaaattgcTCATATACGAGTATATGGCCAACAAAAGTTTAGACGTCTTTCTTTTCG ATTCTGATCGAAGTAAACTTCTTGACTGGCCAAAGCGATTCTACATTATAAATAGAATTGCTCGGGGACTACTTTATCTTCATCAAGACTCAAGACTAAGGATCATACACAGAGATCTTAAGGCAAGCAATGTATTATTAGATAATGAAATGAATCCAAAAATTTCAGATTTTGGTTTGGCTCGAATGTGTGGAGGTGATCAAATTGAAGGGAAAACAAGAAGAGTAGTCGGTACATA TGGTTATATGGCACCTGAATATGCATTTGATGGACTATTTTCCATTAAATCAGATGTATTTAGCTTCGGAGTATTATTGTTAGAGATAGTAAGTGGCAAGAAAAATAACCGACTCTTCTATCCAAATGACTACAATAATAATCTCATTGGACAT GCATGGAGTTTGTGGAATGAAGGAAATCCAATGGAATTCATTGCCACTAGTTTGGAAGACTCATGCATTCTATATGAGGCCCTGCGTTGCATTCATATTGGTCTACTATGCGTACAACATCATCCTAATGATAGGCCAAACATGGCATCTGTGGTCGTATTATTGAGCAACGAGAACGCATTACCTTTACCAAAGTATCCTAGGTACTTAATCACAGACATCTCAACGGAAAGAGAATCTTCTTCTGAGAAGTTTACATCCTATTCTATTAATGATGTAACTATCTCAATGTTGAGTGATAGGTAG
- the LOC100786180 gene encoding G-type lectin S-receptor-like serine/threonine-protein kinase At4g27290 isoform X4, producing the protein MTSDLPYSAATDMINQFQSLEDNTTLVSNDGTFELGFFTPGSTSPNRYLGIWYKNIPIRTVVWVANRDNPIKDNSSKLSINTAGNFILLNQNNNTVIWSTNTTTKASLVVAQLLDSGNLVLRDEKDNNPENYSWQSFDYPSDTFLPGMKAGWDLKKGLNRVLTAWKNWDDPSSGDFTANSSRTNFPEEVMWKGTSEYYRSGPWDGRKFSGSPSVPTNSIVNYSVVSNKDEFYATYSMIDKSLISRVVVNQTLYVRQRLTWNEDSQTWRVSSELPGDLCDNYSTCGAFGICVAGQAPVCNCLDGFKPKSTRNWTQMNWNQGCVHNQTWSCMEKNKDGFKKFSNLKAPDTERSWVNASMTLDECKNKCRENCSCTAYANFDMRGEGSGCAIWFGDLLDIRLIPNAGQDLYIRLAVSETDEKDDSKKKVVVIASIVSSVVATLLIFIFIYWSNAKNIKEIILGIEVKNNESQQEDFELPLFDLVSIAQATDHFSDHNKLGEGGFGPVYKGTLPDGLEVAVKRLSQTSGQGLKEFKNEFCEIKRR; encoded by the exons CTGCAACAGATATGATTAACCAGTTCCAGTCACTTGAAGATAACACAACCTTGGTTTCAAACGATGGAACCTTTGAGTTGGGTTTCTTCACCCCAGGTAGTACTTCCCCAAACCGCTATCTCGGAATCTGGTACAAAAACATACCAATCAGAACCGTTGTTTGGGTTGCCAACCGCGACAATCCAATCAAAGACAACTCCAGCAAGTTGAGCATAAACACAGCAGGCAATTTCATACTTCTCAACCAGAACAACAACACCGTGATTTGGTCAACAAACACGACAACAAAAGCATCCCTTGTCGTAGCACAGTTGTTAGACTCAGGCAACTTGGTCCTAAGAGACGAGAAAGACAACAATCCTGAAAACTACTCTTGGCAGAGCTTTGACTATCCTTCAGACACGTTTCTACCTGGAATGAAAGCAGGGTGGGACTTGAAGAAAGGCCTCAATAGGGTCCTAACCGCTTGGAAAAACTGGGATGACCCTTCTTCAGGGGACTTCACAGCGAATTCTTCACGTACCAATTTTCCTGAAGAGGTTATGTGGAAGGGCACATCAGAGTACTACAGAAGTGGACCATGGGATGGCAGAAAATTCAGTGGTAGCCCCTCTGTGCCAACCAATTCAATCGTAAACTACTCGGTTGTGTCAAACAAGGACGAATTTTACGCTACCTATAGCATGATCGATAAGTCGTTGATTTCAAGAGTTGTGGTGAATCAAACTCTTTATGTTCGTCAGCGCTTGACATGGAATGAAGATAGTCAAACGTGGAGGGTGTCGTCGGAGTTGCCCGGTGATTTATGCGACAACTATAGTACTTGTGGTGCATTTGGGATTTGTGTCGCTGGTCAGGCACCAGTGTGCAACTGTTTAGATGGATTCAAGCCAAAATCAACCCGGAATTGGACACAAATGAACTGGAATCAGGGGTGCGTGCACAACCAAACTTGGAGCTGCATGGAAAAGAACAAGGATGGTTTTAAGAAATTCAGTAACTTGAAGGCGCCAGACACTGAAAGATCTTGGGTTAATGCAAGTATGACACTTGATGAGTGCAAAAACAAATGTAGGGAAAATTGTTCATGTACAGCCTATGCAAATTTTGACATGAGGGGAGAAGGAAGTGGCTGTGCCATTTGGTTCGGTGATCTGTTAGATATAAGACTGATTCCCAATGCTGGACAGGATCTGTATATTAGATTGGCAGTGTCTGAAACAG ATGAAAAAGATGATTCAAAGAAAAAGGTGGTTGTGATTGCAAGCATCGTTTCCTCTGTAGTTGCTAcgctattaatttttatattcatttactGGAGCAACGCAAAAAATATCAAAG AGATCATACTTGGCATTGAAGTAAAGAACAATGAAAGCCAACAAGAAGACTTCGAGCTACCTTTGTTTGACCTTGTCTCAATAGCACAAGCCACAGATCATTTCTCAGATCACAATAAGCTTGGTGAAGGTGGTTTTGGGCCTGTATACAAG GGGACACTTCCAGATGGACTAGAGGTCGCTGTTAAGAGGCTTTCGCAAACATCTGGACAAggattaaaagaatttaagaatGAG TTCTGCGAGATTAAAAGACGATGA
- the LOC100786180 gene encoding G-type lectin S-receptor-like serine/threonine-protein kinase At4g27290 isoform X3 — MTSDLPYSDMINQFQSLEDNTTLVSNDGTFELGFFTPGSTSPNRYLGIWYKNIPIRTVVWVANRDNPIKDNSSKLSINTAGNFILLNQNNNTVIWSTNTTTKASLVVAQLLDSGNLVLRDEKDNNPENYSWQSFDYPSDTFLPGMKAGWDLKKGLNRVLTAWKNWDDPSSGDFTANSSRTNFPEEVMWKGTSEYYRSGPWDGRKFSGSPSVPTNSIVNYSVVSNKDEFYATYSMIDKSLISRVVVNQTLYVRQRLTWNEDSQTWRVSSELPGDLCDNYSTCGAFGICVAGQAPVCNCLDGFKPKSTRNWTQMNWNQGCVHNQTWSCMEKNKDGFKKFSNLKAPDTERSWVNASMTLDECKNKCRENCSCTAYANFDMRGEGSGCAIWFGDLLDIRLIPNAGQDLYIRLAVSETDEKDDSKKKVVVIASIVSSVVATLLIFIFIYWSNAKNIKEIILGIEVKNNESQQEDFELPLFDLVSIAQATDHFSDHNKLGEGGFGPVYKGTLPDGLEVAVKRLSQTSGQGLKEFKNEVMLCAKLQHRNLVKVLGCCIQENEKLLIYEYMANKSLDVFLFDSDRSKLLDWPKRFYIINRIARGLLYLHQDSRLRIIHRDLKASNVLLDNEMNPKISDFGLARMCGGDQIEGKTRRVVGTYGYMAPEYAFDGLFSIKSDVFSFGVLLLEIVSGKKNNRLFYPNDYNNNLIGHAWSLWNEGNPMEFIATSLEDSCILYEALRCIHIGLLCVQHHPNDRPNMASVVVLLSNENALPLPKYPRYLITDISTERESSSEKFTSYSINDVTISMLSDR, encoded by the exons ATATGATTAACCAGTTCCAGTCACTTGAAGATAACACAACCTTGGTTTCAAACGATGGAACCTTTGAGTTGGGTTTCTTCACCCCAGGTAGTACTTCCCCAAACCGCTATCTCGGAATCTGGTACAAAAACATACCAATCAGAACCGTTGTTTGGGTTGCCAACCGCGACAATCCAATCAAAGACAACTCCAGCAAGTTGAGCATAAACACAGCAGGCAATTTCATACTTCTCAACCAGAACAACAACACCGTGATTTGGTCAACAAACACGACAACAAAAGCATCCCTTGTCGTAGCACAGTTGTTAGACTCAGGCAACTTGGTCCTAAGAGACGAGAAAGACAACAATCCTGAAAACTACTCTTGGCAGAGCTTTGACTATCCTTCAGACACGTTTCTACCTGGAATGAAAGCAGGGTGGGACTTGAAGAAAGGCCTCAATAGGGTCCTAACCGCTTGGAAAAACTGGGATGACCCTTCTTCAGGGGACTTCACAGCGAATTCTTCACGTACCAATTTTCCTGAAGAGGTTATGTGGAAGGGCACATCAGAGTACTACAGAAGTGGACCATGGGATGGCAGAAAATTCAGTGGTAGCCCCTCTGTGCCAACCAATTCAATCGTAAACTACTCGGTTGTGTCAAACAAGGACGAATTTTACGCTACCTATAGCATGATCGATAAGTCGTTGATTTCAAGAGTTGTGGTGAATCAAACTCTTTATGTTCGTCAGCGCTTGACATGGAATGAAGATAGTCAAACGTGGAGGGTGTCGTCGGAGTTGCCCGGTGATTTATGCGACAACTATAGTACTTGTGGTGCATTTGGGATTTGTGTCGCTGGTCAGGCACCAGTGTGCAACTGTTTAGATGGATTCAAGCCAAAATCAACCCGGAATTGGACACAAATGAACTGGAATCAGGGGTGCGTGCACAACCAAACTTGGAGCTGCATGGAAAAGAACAAGGATGGTTTTAAGAAATTCAGTAACTTGAAGGCGCCAGACACTGAAAGATCTTGGGTTAATGCAAGTATGACACTTGATGAGTGCAAAAACAAATGTAGGGAAAATTGTTCATGTACAGCCTATGCAAATTTTGACATGAGGGGAGAAGGAAGTGGCTGTGCCATTTGGTTCGGTGATCTGTTAGATATAAGACTGATTCCCAATGCTGGACAGGATCTGTATATTAGATTGGCAGTGTCTGAAACAG ATGAAAAAGATGATTCAAAGAAAAAGGTGGTTGTGATTGCAAGCATCGTTTCCTCTGTAGTTGCTAcgctattaatttttatattcatttactGGAGCAACGCAAAAAATATCAAAG AGATCATACTTGGCATTGAAGTAAAGAACAATGAAAGCCAACAAGAAGACTTCGAGCTACCTTTGTTTGACCTTGTCTCAATAGCACAAGCCACAGATCATTTCTCAGATCACAATAAGCTTGGTGAAGGTGGTTTTGGGCCTGTATACAAG GGGACACTTCCAGATGGACTAGAGGTCGCTGTTAAGAGGCTTTCGCAAACATCTGGACAAggattaaaagaatttaagaatGAGGTTATGTTATGTGCAAAACTCCAACACCGAAATCTTGTTAAAGTTCTAGGATGTTGCATtcaagaaaatgagaaattgcTCATATACGAGTATATGGCCAACAAAAGTTTAGACGTCTTTCTTTTCG ATTCTGATCGAAGTAAACTTCTTGACTGGCCAAAGCGATTCTACATTATAAATAGAATTGCTCGGGGACTACTTTATCTTCATCAAGACTCAAGACTAAGGATCATACACAGAGATCTTAAGGCAAGCAATGTATTATTAGATAATGAAATGAATCCAAAAATTTCAGATTTTGGTTTGGCTCGAATGTGTGGAGGTGATCAAATTGAAGGGAAAACAAGAAGAGTAGTCGGTACATA TGGTTATATGGCACCTGAATATGCATTTGATGGACTATTTTCCATTAAATCAGATGTATTTAGCTTCGGAGTATTATTGTTAGAGATAGTAAGTGGCAAGAAAAATAACCGACTCTTCTATCCAAATGACTACAATAATAATCTCATTGGACAT GCATGGAGTTTGTGGAATGAAGGAAATCCAATGGAATTCATTGCCACTAGTTTGGAAGACTCATGCATTCTATATGAGGCCCTGCGTTGCATTCATATTGGTCTACTATGCGTACAACATCATCCTAATGATAGGCCAAACATGGCATCTGTGGTCGTATTATTGAGCAACGAGAACGCATTACCTTTACCAAAGTATCCTAGGTACTTAATCACAGACATCTCAACGGAAAGAGAATCTTCTTCTGAGAAGTTTACATCCTATTCTATTAATGATGTAACTATCTCAATGTTGAGTGATAGGTAG